The following nucleotide sequence is from Mangifera indica cultivar Alphonso chromosome 17, CATAS_Mindica_2.1, whole genome shotgun sequence.
aattgaaattaatataaattagggttataaaaattatttaataaacatttAGGGTACAAAGTTATTTATACTagagaattttttttgtattttcaatatttttataaaaaatttaatagatttattttgcaaatataacAGAGGGGTGagaattgattttttcaaacctaaaggataaaaatggtaatttatcaaaccttgggtggacaATGAATTTGGCCAGTCATGCAATTGTATATACCTGGCTTCCGCTTCCATTTCTTCCAGAGAGGTATAATGAGACGGTCATAAATTGCCAGAGTAACTAAAATAGCTGAAACAAAGAACACAGTAAGAGAGCCAGGTGGGATTTGAAATTTTCCAAATGATCTTTCCATGGTGGTTGCTTGCTCAACTGAGAAGGTGATCATCTGCGCAAAAATGGTCCAGAAAGTAATGGTTGTGGCCCATATTGGCAGGACTCTAATCACCATTTTAACTTCCTCCACCCTTGTGACCGGGCATAGCTTCCATGGATTTGGGGATGAATTAGTCTCAAAATCTCCTTCAGCAACAATTGCAGCCTTGTCCAAGAAACTATACATAATAGAACCGATAAAGTACGAATGAAGCAAGGAAAGATACGTCATATATAGTCGAGTAATTTgtattttcccacccaaggtaatGTCAtgtaatagttttaaaatatattggtgtttaaaaaattttaagagattaatttgtgagtttttaaagattaaagaTCATGCTTAAAATATTTGGGTTTGAAAAAGAATTgcttttttcaattaataaatagtaaaattactattttacccttacacccaaagtttgattttgggtgaaaaaatattatatactcTATATGGTTTTTGtaatactataaatattattataattacgATAATTACAATCTAATGATTGATAGACTTACTGGAATTGATCCGTGTGAGGAATTCTTGATGCCTCAGGAGTATCCTCATGCAGCATGCTAGCATTGCAAGGAAGtttcatcttcctcttctgTATAGCAGCTACAATAACTTGGAAAATATGAACTATAGGGCTTCCTGAACTTTTCTTGTATCGATATCTTTTAGTCCCagaaaagaatattaagatGGCTGTAAACATGGAGACCGAACAAACTCCATAACCCAAGCTTCGACTCATTTCGTCTTGTACATAGACAAGCACGGTAACAGCAGTCAAAGTGCCTAAGcttatgaagaagaagaatcgaCTGAAAAAATAAGCCATTTgggttttctctttctcatctTTCTCATCAAATTGATCAGTTCCAAATCCtgaaacacttgattttaagCCACCAGTTCCTAGTGCAATTAAATATAAAGCCATGTATAAAATACCCATTTGAAATCCATTGGCTGGTTCGCATGGGGAGGTGGCAGATGCATCGCAAGGATGTGGATGCAGCTGTGGTAGTTTTGTTACAATTGCTAGCATGCCAGTGCCCTAAAGCATAAGTCatcacaataaaaattaaaaaccgaAAAAGGATTACTCGTTGTCTTTAggcaaaaagaaacaaaaatgtgATGGCAATTCAGCCAAGGAACCGATCTTCGGTCCGCCCCTTGTCTTTATCGCGGAAGGCATTCCACAATAAAGACAAGGACTGAGACTGTTATAATCCTTCGAGTTAGAGACAATGCTGGGATTGGGATAAAAGTATCCATGACCCATCCTCTCTCCCATCCCCTCCCTTCCCTGGTTCATCACAtctttttacatattttttaaactcttgcttttaaaatatttgaattactAGAAATATactttaatacttaataaatattttattaattttttagcaGAATTTGAGTGTGAGAAGTTTTTCCTACTGAGATGGGGAGAGGATGGGGATTCCTATCATCCCCGCATCATGGATGGATAAGACGGGGACGGTGATAGGTTTCCCTGCAGAGTGGGGATTAAGATATTTGATCTGTGCCCAACTAGTTGCTTTCTCAACCGGCGGGTTGCCTTCTAAAAATGGTCGTTGAAAAACAGGTTAATTTTACCAGTGTCTGGACGGAGGCAAATATAGCAATAGTTTTGTATCTTCCAAGGAAAGAATCGGCGAGAAAGCCCCCAAGCAAACACAGAAGAAAGGATGTGCCCAGGAAATCTGTCACAATGTTGGCCGAAGTTGAACTCGCAAGATGCATCGTCCCCACCAAATATGTCACCAGGTTCACTGCGATTCCCATGGTTGAAAGCCTCTCGCACAATTCTATCACTGTAAAATTAGTGTTCGAATTAGCTTCAGTCACATACATATCCCACCATTAGATAAGTGCTTTTTGATCTCTgcattaaagaaatattaagaTTCTTTCGCctgtttaactttttttatgtcCCATCTGGGAAATGATAGAGAAAGTGAGGCGTACGTTGTCTTATACAAGTAGggctaaatatatatatatatatcaacgAGTGAAAAAGATTAATATTGGTGTGAGATTTGATAATATCGACTTAATTGAAGTGCCAGATGGTCATAGAGTATATACTGTATATATCCCAGCGAGTGCAAACAGAAAATGGCATGAATGTTATCAACATTACAAGCTTAACCGGACTAGATTTTCGACGTTTGACTCCATTCAATTTGTCGACTTCCTTCAATCTACCCCAACTTCACCAGAAGTAATAAGAAGTGAATCAGAATGGGATGATGAACTTCATAGCACGAAGACGGAATCgtcaaaacattttttttttaataaaacatagGAAACAGAAAGCGGAGAAAcgtataaacataatataagttttttttttttaaatgttaaaatttataaaaataccaCAATATGTATTTCTTAAAAAGAATacaactttttaataataataaggcgTGTATTCAATCAATTTGGTTTATTGACTGataaccaaataaataatgtatatcaaattaaataaaatcaatatttttagtgtttattgACAATTGGAAACAACATAGATGAAGAGAAGATAAGTTTTAACATAATGGAGTGGATAAGCTTTATATGTAGAAGAGGAAATGAGACGAAATCAGAGTTAGGGTTTGAAATTGTGAAGGagaatgaaatataaaatggaTTTTTAAgtgaataagaaaataaagaaaataaacacattttgcaattttttatatttttgaaataccCTAATTTCGGGACGTTTCAGAAATGGAAATATTTCTGAAATGTAGAAACACACCCCATGGTGCCTTTCCGTGCTTCATGGAGTAGAAT
It contains:
- the LOC123201157 gene encoding protein NRT1/ PTR FAMILY 6.2, which gives rise to MSWTVADAVDCKGFPADRSKTGGWVPAALILVIELCERLSTMGIAVNLVTYLVGTMHLASSTSANIVTDFLGTSFLLCLLGGFLADSFLGRYKTIAIFASVQTLGTGMLAIVTKLPQLHPHPCDASATSPCEPANGFQMGILYMALYLIALGTGGLKSSVSGFGTDQFDEKDEKEKTQMAYFFSRFFFFISLGTLTAVTVLVYVQDEMSRSLGYGVCSVSMFTAILIFFSGTKRYRYKKSSGSPIVHIFQVIVAAIQKRKMKLPCNASMLHEDTPEASRIPHTDQFHFLDKAAIVAEGDFETNSSPNPWKLCPVTRVEEVKMVIRVLPIWATTITFWTIFAQMITFSVEQATTMERSFGKFQIPPGSLTVFFVSAILVTLAIYDRLIIPLWKKWKRKPGFTNLQRMAIGLVLSTTGMVAAALAEKKRLSVASSVGRTTGTLPISVFLLIPQFFLVGSGEAFLYTGQLDFFITQSPKGMKTMSTGLCLTTLSLGFFVSSFLVSVVKKMAESNGGQGWLADNINDGRLDCFYGLLAILSFINLPVYIICALWYKRKKPKALQIVSIGNDSSAENMC